The segment ATCGACTTCGTGGTGGACAGAGAGAACTGATGGGGCGGAGAGTCTACTTCCCCAGCGTTGCCTTTCTTTGCCTCTCCATCTCCGGTTGCTCATCCGGCTCACGCATTCCCGTTGTGGAACAGACAAAGATGGCCATGGGCACCTTCTTCACCGTGGCCCTGTACGGCCCTGTGGAAACCCACAGGGCGGAGGAGGCCATCTCGGCAGCTTTCGACACCATTGAAGCCGTCGAGGCGTGGGCAAGCGGGAAACTCCCAGGGAGCGAGATCTCGCTCCTCGCCCAATACGCGGGAAAAGAGACGGTCAGGGTGTCCTCGGATCTGGACTCGCTCCTGCGCCTTGCTCAGCAGGTCTCCTCGGCTTCCGAAGGGGCCTTCGATGTCACGGTGGGTGCCCTCACGCACCTTTGGGGATTCGAGGACAGCCCGTCTCTCCCTCCCGACTCCGGCGCTGTGGACTCAGCCCGCGCCCTGGTGGGCTACCGTGAGCTTTGCCGGGGACCGCGCGGAGTCTTTCTTCCCCGGCCCGGGATGCGCTTGGACCTGGGGGCCATCGCCAAAGGCTGGGCCGTTGACCGGGCTTTCGAGCTCCTCCGGGCGAGGGGATTCGCGGACCTCGTCGTGGATGGGGGAGGCGACCTTCGCATCGCCTCTTCGTCGGTGACCGCCGGGAAGCGCAGGGTTTGGGTGCGCCATCCGCGGCGCGCCGGCGAGTATTTCGCCCGCTTCCCTCTCGACTCCGGTGCAGTGGCCACCTCGGGAGACTACGAGCGGTACTTCCTCTGCAAGGGTCGTCGCTTTCACCACATCCTGGATCCGCGCACAGGATGGCCCGCTTGGAGCTGCGCAAGCGTGACGGTTACCGGACCCAGCACCGCCCTCTGCGACGCCTGGGCCACAGCGATTTTCGTACTGGGACCGGAGAAGGGTCTCCAGGCGGCACGACGCATCCCCGGACTCCAGGCTCTAGTGGTTTCCGAGCACGCCGGCCGGCTTTACTGGGAGGCCACCGAGGAACTTGCGGCCATCCTTGAAGTCCTCGATGCCCAGGCGGTACGCGGCTTTCCATCGAGCTCCCTCTCAGAACCATAGGAGGAACCCATGCCCCGTACACTGGTGACAGGAGGCGCCGGTTTTCTGGGCTCTCACATCTGTGAGTATC is part of the candidate division KSB1 bacterium genome and harbors:
- a CDS encoding FAD:protein FMN transferase; this encodes MGRRVYFPSVAFLCLSISGCSSGSRIPVVEQTKMAMGTFFTVALYGPVETHRAEEAISAAFDTIEAVEAWASGKLPGSEISLLAQYAGKETVRVSSDLDSLLRLAQQVSSASEGAFDVTVGALTHLWGFEDSPSLPPDSGAVDSARALVGYRELCRGPRGVFLPRPGMRLDLGAIAKGWAVDRAFELLRARGFADLVVDGGGDLRIASSSVTAGKRRVWVRHPRRAGEYFARFPLDSGAVATSGDYERYFLCKGRRFHHILDPRTGWPAWSCASVTVTGPSTALCDAWATAIFVLGPEKGLQAARRIPGLQALVVSEHAGRLYWEATEELAAILEVLDAQAVRGFPSSSLSEP